Proteins from a genomic interval of Colletotrichum higginsianum IMI 349063 chromosome 6, whole genome shotgun sequence:
- a CDS encoding BZIP transcription factor, giving the protein MKMASTPTSPALDTASRTQRNSQTATSQRLKKREYDRKAQRVAREKKKNRIAQLESLVEKLSHQDDNATTASLMAQLSRVTEQRNKLVTCLRTTSSVFSSHVREAETWGLDEAMGELPLHRPLDLVSHEASSLSPSATLGTASVPVQENDADTNKNQQNVNDGEMLLDESIFDIDHLLEDVVFESEFSTNTPPVMISQPRSPPPTLASLTEKSSLNMAQQQGQLPKCHCSSTFLVRRLSDGSQVSCNNWKAGNEILKEPFVLSNAVLDLEDNTSEDIPVHAVLHGWDSLAHSGRMTPLWSKVRQLDELCFSACGQTERLAVLFIIHLLMRAYADPGLVKLAVIPQWYLKSPLQEISHDPSADYFAWYGAPNLSQIITALTRQCRPALRYRFAVSPHQYCGNMFWHMFKEHLRIVWPYDFRDCYVRNVQLGTYGLSSLFKETVRNLRCWTMEPDFFDRFPELRQDIPRFPGTPSPAAAYQFQFAFSRNSTTSPGMDMFLTGCLIDPKKTGKREGEENLDKSIARGDTGQCELSAKTYISGFLLNGVGADDILDSVNL; this is encoded by the exons ATGAAAATGGCCAGCACGCCGACGTCACCTGCACTCGACACCGCTTCCCGAACCCAACGGAACTCGCAGACTGCGACGTCCCAGAGGCTCAAGAAGCGGGAGTACGACCGCAAAGCCCAGCGCGTCGCCCgcgaaaagaagaagaaccgCATAGCCCAGCTCGAGAGCCTGGTGGAGAAGCTGAGCCACCAAGATGACAACGCCACGACCGCGTCGCTCATGGCACAGCTGTCGAGGGTGACTGAACAGCGGAACAAGCTGGTGACGTGTCTGAGAACGACGTCCTCTGTGTTCAGCAGTCATGTAAGAGAAGCCGAGACTTGGGGCTTGGATGAGGCGATGGGGGAGTTGCCGCTTCACCGGCCGCTTGACCTGGTCTCACACGAAGCGTCAAGCCTAAGTCCTTCCGCCACGCTGGGAACCGCGTCAGTCCCTGTCCAGGAAAACGATGCCGACACCAACAAAAACCAACAAAATGTGAACGACGGGGAAATGCTTCTTGATGAGAGCATCTTCGACATTGACCATCTCTTGGAAGATGTCGTGTTTGAGTCTGAATTTTCAACAAATACGCCTCCGGTTATGATCAGCCAGCCACGTTCCCCACCGCCTACACTTGCCTCCTTGACTGAGAAGAGCAGTCTAAATATGGCACAACAACAGGGACAACTGCCAAAATGCCACTGTTCGTCGACATTTCTTGTACGACGGCTGTCAGACGGCTCCCAAGTCAGCTGCAATAACTGGAAGGCCGGAAACGAGATCCTCAAGGAGCCGTTCGTCCTCTCCAACGCCGTTCTCGACTTGGAAGACAACACGAGCGAGGACATACCGGTCCACGCCGTGCTCCATGGCTGGGATAGCCTCGCCCACTCCGGCAGGATGACCCCCCTGTGGAGCAAGGTTAGACAGCTTGACGAGCTCTGTTTTTCGGCTTGCGGTCAGACCGAGCGCCTGGCTGTCTTGTTTATCATCCACCTTTTGATGAGAGCCTACGCCGATCCGGGCTTGGTGAAATTAGCAGTAATACCACAGTGGTATCTCAAGTC GCCGCTGCAGGAGATATCCCACGACCCCTCCGCCGATTACTTTGCATGGTATGGGGCGCCTAATCTTTCCCAAATCATCACGGCTCTGACCAGGCAGTGTAGGCCCGCTCTCCGGTACCGCTTCGCCGTCTCACCGCACCAGTACTGCGGCAACATGTTCTGGCACATGTTCAAGGAGCACCTCCGCATCGTCTGGCCCTACGACTTCCGCGACTGTTACGTCCGGAACGTCCAGCTGGGGACGTACGGTCTATCGTCTCTGTTCAAGGAAACCGTCCGCAACCTGCGGTGCTGGACGATGGAGCCGGACTTCTTCGACCGGTTCCCCGAGCTGCGCCAGGACATACCGAGGTTCCCCGGGACGCCATCCCCCGCTGCCGCGTATCAGTTCCAGTTCGCCTTCAGTCGcaactcgacgacgtcgccggggaTGGACATGTTTCTGACCGGGTGTTTAATCGACCCGAAGAAAacggggaagagggagggtGAAGAGAATCTGGACAAATCGATAGCGCGAGGTGACACCGGGCAGTGCGAGCTCTCCGCAAAAACCTATATAAGCGGCTTCTTGTTGAACGGGGTCGGCGCAGACGACATATTGGACTCTGTAAATCTCTAA